In Chrysoperla carnea chromosome 2, inChrCarn1.1, whole genome shotgun sequence, the following proteins share a genomic window:
- the LOC123292980 gene encoding uncharacterized protein LOC123292980: MWLTKVFFSSGYIVIPEIRPLTPLWNDLVNNLWAKSLRAYAIFKDQCYSIYGLELLICMLLTIILVWKSERNRFKDINELIKLKRAQVIMEPNTWGIKKTRKNAEIQMQHAITILKNTHGHLEEMVAYLKKKTSCSACSKMAQEHLQKERQRELRESTNWLNKTRKHYT; this comes from the exons atgtggtTAACGAAAGTTTTCTTTTCAAGCGGTTATATCGTTATACCAGAAATTCGTCCGTTAACGCCATTATGGAATgatttagttaataatttatgGGCAAAATCATTAAGAGCATATGCAATATTCAAAGATCAATGTTATTCGATATATGGATTagaattattaatatgtatgcTGTTAACTATAATTTTAGTGTGGAAATCAGAAAGAAATCGTTTTAAAGACATTAatgaattgattaaattaaaacgaGCACAGG ttattatggAACCAAATACATGGGGAATTAAAAAAACCCGAAAAAATGCTGAAATACAAATGCAACATgcaataacaatattaaaaaatacacatgGTCATTTAGAAGAAATGGTCGCATATTTAAAGAAGAAAACTTCCTGCTCAGCATGCAGTAAAATGGCACAAGAACATTTACAAAAAGAACGACAACGTGAATTACGTGAGAGTACAAATTGGTTAAATAAAACTCGTAAAcattatacttaa